One part of the Microtus ochrogaster isolate Prairie Vole_2 chromosome 16, MicOch1.0, whole genome shotgun sequence genome encodes these proteins:
- the LOC101982391 gene encoding prolactin-7A1-like, whose translation MPLFFSQPCSWALLVLLVSNLLLWEKVASAPLNSNETDELYLTELFDHAMLLCQNISDLNMDLPRIFTVSASSAKVSDKFVSTSLTSIFFTLSLHMLEFLGNQEFLVKNLFSCHNYSIKTPENMDEVQKICLEDFPKLILSRMQAWNDTLHNLLIILGSVPGSHNDVLSLAKDIRTKTAELFEDTKSILSNIYGTTENVDYTVWSGLEDIQSSDEDSRFIALCKLSYCLHTDLQSVDLSLMILRCTVLVNSDICSSPRIGNS comes from the exons CTGCTAGTGTCAAACCTCCTTTTATGGGAGAAAGTGGCCTCTGCACCTTTGAATAGCAATGAGACTGATGAACTGTACCTCACAGAACTCTTTGACCATGCAATGCTACTCTGCCAGAATATCAGTGACCTCAACATGGATTTGCCTAGGATATTT ACCGTCAGTGCATCATCTGCAAAAGTTTCTGATAAATTTGTAAGTACCTCGCTTACTTCCATCTTCTTTACTCTAAGTCTTCAT ATGCTTGAGTTTCTTGGAAATCAGGAATTCCTGGTTAAGAATCTCTTCTCCTGCCACAATTATTCCATCAAAACACCAGAAAACATGGATGAAGTCCAAAAGATCTGT CTTGAAGACTTTCCAAAACTGATACTGAGCAGAATGCAGGCTTGGAACGACACTCTTCATAACCTCCTGATCATACTTGGAAGTGTGCCAGGATCACATAATGATGTCCTTTCATTAGCCAAAGATATTAGAACAAAAACTGCAGAGCTTTTTGAAGACACCAAGAGTATACTCAGCAAC ATTTATGGAACAACAGAAAATGTGGATTATACCGTCTGGTCTGGTCTCGAAGACATTCAGTCATCTGACGAAGACTCTCGCTTTATTGCCCTTTGTAAATTATCATATTGCTTGCACACTGATTTACAATCAGTTGACCTTTCTCTCATGATCCTGAGATGTACTGTGCTTGTTAATAGTGACATATGCTCATCCCCAAGAATTGGAAATTCGTGA